A window of Pongo pygmaeus isolate AG05252 chromosome Y, NHGRI_mPonPyg2-v2.0_pri, whole genome shotgun sequence genomic DNA:
AAGACCATGCTGAGTACTGACATCCTGCATACGGTAGTAACTTTTTAGGAGTTCTGCTGTTTTAAGTAAGGTCCGATGCTCCCTCACAGTCAACTCAACATCTGGGAGTCCCCTAGAGAAACACAAACGCATGTCAAAACGCATTTCTCTCAGCCatactttgaaatgttttaattgcaGGGCCCGCTGAGAAAAGGATATCCCTTCCCCATTTGTGATCTCTTAAACTTCCTCCTACCATGGGTTACAAACTGTTCTCCGCAATACCTGCCCCATTCCCAGTACTCTCTGTGAGGGGAGTCAGCTAACAAGATGCATTGTACACTAAAAGCACACAGAAATCTGATGCGGCAATAGCTCAAGGAAATCCATCAATCTAAACAATCCTTTGCGGTCTAGGACAGGGATGACCAGGAGGCACATTCAGGGAGCCCAATCTCATGGAGTAGGTAGGATGACTGCCGCTGGGGTTGACGGCCATGGAATCAAGGGCTACAGATTGAAGTGAATGATTTTCAGCTTCACTTCTCAGTGATTCTGGAAATGGACTATGCTCCCCTGGGCTTAAGACTCACAGCTATAACCTGCCTTGCAGTGCAGTCTCTAATCTGCCTTTTTCAGCCCAATGCCATGAATGTCCTGGATTCTGTCACTCTCTCTCGTCCTCTCAAGGAATTTCTACATATAGGAAAGCAGCCTCAATTTCTACATTTCTGAAATGAGCGTCCAGGCTCCCTGAATAGGCAGGTGTGTCAACCCCCTCATAGTGGGCATCAAACAGCTCCAGTTCCAACTGAACGGCTCACCTGAAATCTCTGTTCCCTCTTCAGGTGGCTTCATCCTCTTGTAGTACGGCAGGGGATTGCGCCACAGGTCCTTACATAGGATCTGTCAGGGGAATCAATCGGCAAACGCCTCATCAGGGCTCAGACTGGTGACCCAAACAGGTGGGAACACACCAGGGTCATTGCTGATGTTTCCCAGTGAGGACCCACCTCAGCAATCCTATTAGATCCTGCGAAGTTGTGGTCAGAAAACCAGTTGAAGAAGTTAAGGCTGCTGTTGTGGTGTCTGCGGCGATAGGCCTCAACTTCATAATCTGGATACcactgaattggagtggaatgagaagccCTGtattctacagagacagaaagttttGTGGGAAGGGGACTGGATCACGTTGgcaatgatccacccaccatctTCCTTCCACTACCCATCCTGGGAGCCACCTGTCACCTGTGATGTTCACCAGATATTCCTTGGTAATCACTTTATTCTGGAAGTAGGGGTTACTCCGAAAGAACAACATGATCCTGCAGAGATGAACGGGATGCTTCACTTCTTCCACCTGTCAGGACAAGGTGGAGAAAGTTTAAATACCTTTTTGGGTGAGGTGCCAACTGTTGCTCACAGGAACCAATTATTTCCCTTACCCTCCCCCACTAAACCCTCTAGCCTCAGTCTTGCTGTCCTCACCTCCAAGTTGATCATGTAGCTCAGCATGTCTTCATCTTGGTCAGTGATCAGGGCTGACATCTGGGGGTGGTTTGCAATCTGATTTAGGTCAAAGAGCCTTTACATTTACATACGGTGGAAGGAGAAGCTAGGAGCAACAGGGAAGAAGGCCTAAGAGCACCCAGAGGCTGGGGTAGGGGATTTCTCAGATCTGCTTCCACGTATATGACCTCCTTTCGCCTCCCCCTACCCCTAAAATAAGGCCCCTTGGCTTCACAGAGGGTGTATAATTCTGAGGCTGACTGCACTGACATGCGGAGGTGCGATTTGCAGAGACTTGCTGGTGTCTGAGGAGTGGCAGAATCTGCTTATAGCCGAAGACGCCCAGTCCCAGATCGGACTAGAAAGGGGGAGCAATCACACTGCCTTAAAAATAGCTTGATGCACACAAAAACCTATTCTGGTCTGAACTCGCTTCTGTTCTTCAAAAACATGCCCCAAACGTCTGCTGCTCGGCATCACCAAGGGTTTCTCTGCCGCACGCAGGAAAATAGTACCCACGCCTGCTGCAGTTTTCCCTAGCCACATTTGTCCGGGGCAACTCACCTTTGTTCCCCAAAGGTGGCGTCACATCGATGCCAAGCTGCCCATAAGTTACTTACACTTCCCCGAGAGCACCTCTCCAccagaaaggcagaagaaacactGAGAAGGATACAACATTGGCCCAGAAGCCAGGGACGCTCTGGATGACCGCGCCTCTGCAGTCTAGGTGGGCCTTGCGCCTCCGCTCCATCTTTTCCCTCTGCCGAGAAAAGGCCTTCCTGGCTTGGGCATTAACCGGCCCCAGCTCCACCTGAACGGCCAGCAGCTCCTCCAGTGCAGACTCTGGGGTCAtgggcccagggccaggctgtgcccgCTGGGCCTCCTCCTGCGGCTCCACGAGGCCCTCCTCCTgggccaccacctccacctccgccaTTATGTCATC
This region includes:
- the LOC129025815 gene encoding testis-specific Y-encoded protein 3-like, producing the protein MEAVQEGAAGVESEQVALGEEAVLVLDDIMAEVEVVAQEEGLVEPQEEAQRAQPGPGPMTPESALEELLAVQVELGPVNAQARKAFSRQREKMERRRKAHLDCRGAVIQSVPGFWANVIANHPQMSALITDQDEDMLSYMINLEVEEVKHPVHLCRIMLFFRSNPYFQNKVITKEYLVNITEYRASHSTPIQWYPDYEVEAYRRRHHNSSLNFFNWFSDHNFAGSNRIAEILCKDLWRNPLPYYKRMKPPEEGTEISGDSQMLS